A single genomic interval of uncultured Sphaerochaeta sp. harbors:
- a CDS encoding TRAP transporter substrate-binding protein — translation MKKMLPVLMILVLLGGALFAQGSDEKAEKAPSQIVLRYGDVNPLGHVLLDSAEYFAEQVAELSEGRIKIEIYPSGQLGDDNEVYQAMQMGAVDLYRGNASSMSDFGKMQVTALALPYIFRDRDHFWSVCAGSLGDEILSDIQASGSRMVGLFYMDEGARNFFTTDAPVTKIEDLKNLKIRVQSSQLMLDTVSALGANPTPIDYAELYTALQTGVVDGAENPPASYFSNKFYEVAPYYVLDGHTFSPSIVLMSEIVWNRLSDTDKDVLMKAGQLTEEYNRKAIEAADQKAYDNLREAGVEITNLTDPEKWSNAMDSVYAKHGADYIDTINKVKAIN, via the coding sequence ATGAAAAAAATGTTGCCTGTTCTTATGATTTTGGTTTTGCTCGGTGGAGCATTATTCGCACAAGGTTCTGATGAGAAGGCAGAAAAAGCTCCTTCCCAGATTGTACTTCGTTATGGTGATGTAAATCCACTTGGGCACGTCCTGCTTGACTCTGCTGAGTACTTTGCAGAGCAGGTAGCTGAGTTGAGTGAAGGAAGAATCAAGATTGAGATTTATCCTTCTGGACAGCTTGGTGATGACAACGAAGTATATCAGGCTATGCAGATGGGTGCTGTTGACCTGTACCGAGGAAATGCTTCTTCCATGAGCGACTTCGGCAAGATGCAGGTAACCGCTCTTGCACTCCCCTATATTTTCCGCGACCGCGACCACTTCTGGTCTGTATGTGCAGGATCCCTCGGGGATGAGATTCTCTCTGACATCCAGGCATCCGGTTCCCGGATGGTTGGTCTTTTCTACATGGATGAGGGTGCACGTAACTTCTTCACCACTGACGCTCCTGTCACCAAGATTGAAGACCTGAAGAATCTCAAGATTCGTGTACAGAGTAGTCAGCTGATGCTCGATACTGTCTCTGCCCTGGGTGCAAACCCCACCCCGATCGATTATGCTGAGCTGTACACAGCATTGCAGACAGGTGTTGTAGACGGTGCTGAGAACCCTCCAGCCAGCTACTTCTCCAACAAGTTCTATGAAGTTGCTCCCTACTATGTACTCGATGGTCACACATTTAGCCCTTCCATCGTCCTGATGAGCGAAATCGTATGGAATCGCTTGAGTGATACTGATAAGGATGTACTGATGAAGGCTGGACAGCTCACTGAGGAGTACAACCGAAAGGCTATCGAAGCTGCGGACCAGAAAGCTTATGACAACCTGAGAGAGGCTGGTGTTGAAATCACAAACCTCACAGATCCTGAAAAGTGGTCCAATGCAATGGACAGCGTGTATGCAAAGCATGGTGCTGACTACATTGATACCATCAACAAGGTCAAGGCTATCAACTAG
- a CDS encoding response regulator codes for MERTYLSSFIQKNYPQDFQIIGEARDGSEVLELSEKMQADLYLLDIHMPKLDGLETAEQLRERQPHASILFITSYAEFAYVKKALQLGVVDYLLKPYDDAELQEAMEKILDTLNTQQSNISLSKEEGEATQLTFLKHHQFLDKILLDNENWHNPHALLLYQRGRLDAYKSVILFPCSKAIASDKLLQIIRGIFCKRNLHALLSVRGEEVLLFLFGDRIRDFQELETSIQRARSFLRDETGMEIFSGLSSFYTDTHSLLEAYEEASSFLLQIAPPSLVARFDENQKGYEQRYLREKQIVHAISAHKDQELPSLINEYLDTENNKDPDRYLLFLIHMTRAEILGNEAEAEKAFLCDLSSLEKFEGSTSQDFLHSVAFDVAQALGEGGAYHNVHLVRKTIRFIQQHYKDKITLQEIADTLEVSYSHLSKCFKRVAGTSFNAFLLETRMEEAIHLFSSTPLSIAEVGKQVGIDDPYYFSKSFKKYSGVSPREFVAMHALSRENS; via the coding sequence GTGGAGAGGACCTACCTAAGTTCGTTCATTCAGAAAAATTATCCCCAAGACTTCCAAATTATCGGAGAAGCTCGCGATGGTTCTGAAGTGTTGGAACTATCAGAGAAAATGCAAGCTGACCTGTACCTATTGGATATCCATATGCCAAAACTTGATGGATTGGAAACAGCAGAACAACTGAGAGAACGACAGCCACACGCTTCCATCCTCTTTATTACCAGCTATGCCGAGTTCGCCTATGTCAAGAAAGCTCTTCAGTTGGGTGTAGTCGATTATCTCCTCAAGCCTTATGATGATGCAGAACTCCAAGAAGCCATGGAGAAAATCCTGGATACGCTTAATACACAACAAAGCAACATCTCCCTGTCCAAAGAGGAAGGGGAGGCAACGCAACTTACCTTCTTAAAGCACCACCAATTCCTTGATAAAATACTTCTGGATAATGAGAACTGGCATAATCCCCATGCACTCCTTTTATACCAACGGGGAAGACTGGATGCTTACAAATCAGTAATCCTCTTTCCCTGTTCAAAAGCAATAGCGTCTGACAAGCTGTTGCAGATTATCAGGGGTATCTTCTGTAAGCGAAACCTTCATGCACTGCTTAGTGTCAGGGGAGAAGAGGTTCTTCTCTTTCTCTTTGGGGATCGAATACGCGATTTCCAAGAACTGGAGACCAGTATCCAACGTGCTCGCTCTTTTCTTCGAGATGAGACAGGAATGGAGATATTCTCTGGACTCTCGTCTTTCTATACAGATACCCATTCACTCCTTGAAGCATATGAAGAAGCTTCCTCCTTTCTCCTTCAGATTGCTCCCCCCTCCCTTGTCGCTCGCTTTGACGAAAACCAAAAAGGGTATGAGCAGAGGTACCTCCGGGAAAAACAAATAGTACATGCAATCTCAGCACACAAAGACCAAGAACTTCCATCTCTTATCAATGAGTACTTGGATACAGAAAATAATAAAGATCCAGACCGCTACCTCCTGTTTCTCATACATATGACAAGAGCAGAAATTCTTGGGAACGAAGCAGAAGCAGAGAAAGCGTTTCTCTGTGACCTCTCCTCACTGGAAAAATTTGAGGGTTCAACCTCTCAAGATTTTCTTCATTCAGTTGCCTTCGATGTTGCGCAGGCATTAGGTGAAGGAGGGGCATATCACAATGTCCATCTCGTGAGAAAAACAATTCGTTTTATCCAACAACACTATAAAGACAAAATCACATTGCAGGAGATTGCCGACACCCTGGAAGTCAGCTACAGCCATCTGAGCAAGTGTTTCAAGCGGGTTGCAGGAACTTCCTTCAATGCTTTTCTTCTGGAAACCCGGATGGAAGAGGCAATTCACTTATTCAGCAGCACACCATTATCCATCGCAGAAGTAGGGAAACAGGTTGGAATTGATGATCCCTACTATTTTAGCAAGAGTTTCAAGAAATATTCTGGTGTCAGTCCACGAGAATTTGTGGCAATGCATGCCTTGTCACGCGAGAACTCATGA
- a CDS encoding histidine kinase, giving the protein MSIRNLRTEVVTVYIIIAILFMGTSLIDSYFDHHIVRRNGELLQNYEQINQAIVAYNHSSTSFRLYNRNKNLLHYEEYLKTYDEVVQLLTSLSEAFKESEQTVLYSRISLHMLQERHQLIEDYVNYKSNKATLSEDYEWITLMGNYITGFLGDLLSAYLERINQQHSEALSQFNTFQGIVNVLKIAFLLILAFILERIVHKSRQKMREASHVMQEIGKQNFEVEDIRPTSYNDINEFIITTNTMKREIHKLIAQIETFSQQKIEHEQQKRLLAESRFKELQVQINPHFLFNTLSMIIRHIQSDDKQTSIRLVKETSSLLRSSLNNKMTIALDEELELLRSYLFIQQLLLQQRIDLVLDIRRGYGTTTAYVPPLVIQPIVENAVIHGLKDTRSGGLIDIQVVEKQDRFEVTVADNGIGMNPDLLASALQEKEGHVGLHSVYQRLYLLYQREDVMEVQSTPRKGTRVLLRLYKEASLSTPSF; this is encoded by the coding sequence ATGAGCATACGCAACCTGAGAACTGAAGTTGTTACAGTATATATTATTATTGCAATCCTTTTTATGGGCACCTCCCTCATTGACTCCTATTTTGATCATCATATTGTCCGAAGGAATGGAGAGTTGCTTCAGAATTACGAACAAATAAACCAAGCAATTGTTGCTTACAACCACTCCAGCACATCATTCCGGCTTTATAACAGGAATAAGAATCTGCTTCACTATGAGGAATACCTAAAAACCTATGATGAGGTGGTACAGCTGCTCACCAGTCTCTCGGAAGCATTCAAGGAGAGTGAGCAAACAGTACTCTACTCACGTATCTCTCTGCATATGTTGCAAGAGCGGCACCAGTTGATAGAGGACTACGTTAATTATAAAAGTAATAAGGCAACTCTCTCAGAGGACTATGAGTGGATTACGCTCATGGGAAACTACATCACCGGCTTTTTAGGAGATTTACTCTCTGCATATCTGGAAAGAATCAACCAACAGCACTCTGAAGCACTAAGTCAGTTCAACACCTTCCAAGGCATCGTAAATGTACTGAAGATTGCCTTTTTGCTCATTCTAGCCTTTATACTCGAACGAATCGTGCATAAAAGCCGGCAAAAAATGCGGGAAGCAAGCCATGTAATGCAGGAGATCGGGAAACAGAATTTTGAGGTAGAAGATATAAGGCCCACCTCCTACAATGATATCAATGAATTCATCATAACCACCAATACCATGAAACGGGAAATCCATAAGCTCATTGCCCAAATTGAAACATTCAGCCAACAGAAAATTGAACACGAACAACAAAAGCGTCTTCTTGCTGAAAGCCGTTTCAAGGAGCTGCAGGTCCAGATAAATCCTCATTTCCTGTTCAATACACTGAGCATGATCATCCGACATATCCAATCTGATGATAAGCAGACCAGCATCCGACTGGTCAAGGAAACCAGCTCATTGCTTCGCAGCAGTCTAAACAACAAGATGACCATCGCGCTCGACGAAGAGCTGGAACTCCTGCGATCCTATCTATTTATCCAACAACTCCTTTTACAACAGCGAATAGATCTGGTTCTTGATATTCGTCGAGGATATGGTACCACCACGGCCTATGTACCTCCTCTGGTAATTCAACCTATCGTGGAAAATGCAGTCATCCATGGATTAAAAGACACCCGTTCAGGCGGTTTGATAGATATCCAAGTGGTAGAAAAGCAGGATCGATTCGAGGTTACAGTTGCAGACAATGGCATTGGCATGAATCCTGACCTTCTCGCCTCTGCTTTACAGGAAAAAGAAGGCCATGTTGGCTTGCACTCTGTCTATCAGCGCCTTTACCTGCTTTACCAACGTGAAGATGTCATGGAGGTTCAGAGCACACCCCGCAAAGGCACCCGTGTCTTACTGCGTCTTTACAAGGAGGCGTCATTATCTACACCCTCATTCTAG
- a CDS encoding type II toxin-antitoxin system RelB/DinJ family antitoxin yields the protein MASTTISLRTDTELKAQAEEILNQLGMTLNGTFNMLLHQIVREKSVPLSLSLASENSLYADLLVAEDERINGYVGRSGDEILKDFDLIVAEAEAKYGV from the coding sequence ATGGCTAGTACAACAATCAGTTTGAGAACGGATACGGAACTAAAGGCTCAGGCCGAGGAAATCCTCAATCAACTTGGAATGACACTGAATGGAACCTTCAACATGCTTCTTCATCAAATTGTGAGGGAAAAGTCAGTGCCATTGAGTTTGTCTCTGGCCTCCGAAAATTCATTGTATGCAGATTTGCTTGTTGCAGAAGATGAACGTATAAACGGGTATGTCGGCAGAAGTGGAGATGAAATACTTAAGGATTTTGACTTGATTGTGGCAGAGGCTGAAGCCAAATATGGGGTATGA
- a CDS encoding transposase, whose translation MIDANAKPMKIIRVTNKKNGVTYLYEDQAFWNSEKKRGEHKRKCIGRLGPDGREIYNEYYQARKQAVKAENPLVSKTTLMGQNLILDKVVKDVGIKGVLKEAFGPYDADAILQLARYSVCEGKALSRAEDWLNDRGFNGSALCSQRISELLASLSDDRRNTFFKLWINKQAKKKALLFDITSISSYGKNNTYVERGYNRDHENLRQINLGLLSAHSSNVPLWYSELPGSMADSIVLAHVLGSLEKLDVKDINLVGDRGFYSEANLRNIAGKGQKFTIPVPSSLKWQKELIDKVRDSIRRPANIIRNPEDDKSYIYGLTDYKTESYGRTWRHVYFDPVRKEQDIASLMLKLRKCEEELASGDTFEKHKNLYDTYFTVKETPKRGRKVSLNEQAVNAYINGYSGFWIILTNAEKDASKALGHYNRRCDIEFHFDDMKNLLDCNRLNVHGEKTMKGRLFVNFITLILLNELRGKVSAIKPRDRKYWDLKDMLNKVATYSRIHFTGTYKDLWTVPTKAQRLVFDLLKINVNSA comes from the coding sequence ATGATAGATGCCAATGCAAAACCGATGAAAATCATCCGTGTCACCAACAAAAAGAACGGTGTCACCTACCTCTACGAGGACCAGGCCTTCTGGAACAGCGAGAAGAAGCGCGGCGAGCACAAGCGCAAGTGTATCGGCCGCCTCGGGCCGGATGGAAGAGAGATATACAACGAGTACTATCAGGCAAGAAAGCAAGCCGTCAAGGCCGAGAATCCGCTTGTCTCGAAAACCACCCTGATGGGACAGAACCTCATCCTAGACAAGGTGGTCAAGGACGTCGGCATCAAGGGGGTACTCAAGGAAGCATTCGGACCCTATGACGCCGATGCCATCCTCCAGCTTGCAAGGTACAGCGTCTGCGAGGGCAAGGCCCTCAGCAGAGCCGAGGACTGGCTGAATGACCGTGGGTTCAACGGCAGCGCACTGTGTTCACAGCGCATCAGCGAGTTGCTTGCCTCTTTATCCGACGACAGGCGCAACACCTTCTTCAAGCTTTGGATCAACAAGCAGGCGAAGAAAAAGGCACTGTTGTTCGATATAACCTCGATTTCGTCCTATGGGAAAAACAATACCTATGTGGAACGAGGGTACAACCGGGACCACGAGAACCTGAGACAGATCAATCTAGGACTGCTCAGTGCACACTCGTCGAACGTCCCTCTCTGGTATTCGGAGCTGCCCGGAAGCATGGCGGACTCCATCGTGCTTGCCCATGTGCTGGGCAGCCTGGAAAAGCTCGATGTGAAGGACATCAACCTGGTGGGGGACCGGGGGTTCTACAGCGAGGCGAACCTCAGGAACATAGCAGGGAAGGGGCAAAAGTTCACCATCCCCGTACCCTCCAGCCTCAAGTGGCAGAAAGAATTGATCGACAAGGTCAGGGACTCAATCCGGAGACCCGCCAACATCATCCGCAATCCCGAGGACGACAAGTCCTACATCTATGGCCTCACCGACTACAAGACCGAGTCCTACGGCAGGACCTGGAGGCATGTCTACTTCGACCCCGTCAGGAAGGAGCAGGACATCGCATCGCTGATGCTCAAGCTGAGAAAGTGTGAGGAGGAGCTTGCAAGCGGGGATACCTTCGAGAAGCACAAGAACCTGTACGACACCTACTTCACTGTCAAGGAGACCCCCAAGAGGGGAAGGAAAGTCAGCCTGAACGAACAGGCCGTCAATGCCTACATCAACGGCTACAGCGGGTTCTGGATCATCCTCACCAATGCGGAGAAAGATGCATCGAAGGCCCTGGGACACTACAACCGCAGGTGCGACATCGAGTTCCACTTCGACGACATGAAGAACCTGTTGGACTGCAACAGGCTCAATGTCCATGGTGAGAAAACCATGAAAGGGAGGCTGTTCGTCAACTTCATCACCCTCATCCTGCTCAATGAGCTGAGAGGCAAGGTCTCGGCCATCAAGCCCAGGGACAGGAAGTACTGGGACCTGAAGGACATGTTGAACAAGGTGGCAACCTATTCCAGAATCCACTTCACCGGCACCTACAAGGACCTGTGGACGGTGCCGACCAAGGCACAGAGGCTGGTCTTCGACCTCCTGAAGATAAATGTGAACTCTGCATAA
- a CDS encoding transposase, with translation MYHDFTINIPEIKGKITIKRKGGSSFVLFEYERVYDPARKFNIPRRAIIGKVSKEDASLMYPNENYQTHFPSAVLPEERPQAYRSCCLRIGAYLVIDKVAREYGLTHMLERHLGKDGGLLLDLACFSIINEDNAAQYYPDFAFSHPLFSHNMRIYSDSKVSRLLGSLTRDHTIGFLDSWNARRDRRQRLYISYDSTNKNCQVGDVDIVEFGKAKDDKGLPIFNLALAFDKTNQVPLFYEEYPGSINDVSQFSFLVDKVIEYGYKRMGFILDRGYFSKENIRYMDENGYSFIIMVKGMKDLVSALVTSRIHTFETSRECAIRSYRVYGTTVRARLYADDTRDRHFHIYYNSGRQAAEREKLEQRIEGYKKLLRRVEGRAVSFSKNITHYFDIYYGKEDTFLYAREKASVIEAEMALCGYFCIVTSERMGAEQALILYKGRDASEKLFSSDKTFLGGRSMRVQSQQALSSKIFIEFVALIIRNRIYTLLKEELFRLETKPNYMTVPEALRELEKIEMVRRNNGTYRLDHAVTKRQKTILGAFGLDENYARRKATEIGRLLADGRSLMGLPDYEGDDEDGENEEY, from the coding sequence ATGTACCACGATTTCACCATCAATATCCCTGAGATAAAGGGCAAGATCACCATCAAGAGGAAAGGTGGTTCTTCCTTCGTGCTGTTCGAATATGAGCGGGTATATGACCCGGCCCGTAAGTTCAACATCCCCAGGCGGGCGATCATCGGCAAGGTCAGCAAGGAAGATGCCTCCCTGATGTACCCGAATGAGAACTACCAGACCCACTTCCCCTCTGCGGTCCTTCCAGAGGAGAGACCCCAGGCCTACAGGAGCTGCTGCCTGAGGATCGGGGCCTACCTGGTCATTGACAAGGTGGCCCGGGAGTATGGGCTCACCCACATGCTCGAGAGACATCTCGGCAAGGATGGCGGCCTGCTGCTCGACCTCGCCTGTTTCTCCATCATCAATGAGGACAATGCAGCGCAATACTATCCGGACTTTGCCTTCTCCCATCCCCTGTTCTCACACAACATGAGGATCTACAGCGACTCGAAGGTCTCCAGGCTGCTGGGTTCCCTCACAAGGGACCATACCATTGGCTTCCTGGACAGCTGGAATGCCAGGCGGGACAGGAGACAGCGCCTGTACATCTCCTACGACTCGACCAACAAGAACTGCCAGGTGGGGGATGTCGACATCGTTGAGTTCGGCAAGGCCAAGGACGACAAGGGGCTCCCCATCTTCAATCTCGCCCTTGCCTTCGACAAGACCAACCAGGTCCCCCTGTTCTATGAGGAGTACCCGGGCTCAATCAATGATGTCTCCCAGTTCAGCTTCCTGGTCGACAAGGTGATCGAATACGGGTACAAGAGGATGGGCTTCATCCTGGACAGGGGGTACTTCAGCAAGGAGAACATCCGCTACATGGATGAGAACGGCTACAGCTTCATCATCATGGTCAAGGGCATGAAGGATCTCGTCTCGGCCCTGGTCACCAGCAGGATCCACACCTTCGAGACCTCCCGTGAATGTGCCATCCGCTCCTACAGGGTCTACGGGACCACGGTCAGGGCCCGGTTGTATGCGGACGACACCAGGGACCGCCATTTCCACATCTACTACAACAGTGGGCGCCAGGCAGCCGAGCGGGAGAAGCTGGAACAGAGGATCGAAGGCTACAAGAAGCTTCTCAGGCGTGTCGAGGGCCGGGCGGTCTCCTTCAGCAAGAACATCACGCATTATTTCGACATCTACTACGGCAAGGAAGATACGTTTCTTTACGCAAGAGAGAAGGCATCGGTCATTGAGGCTGAAATGGCCCTGTGCGGCTACTTCTGCATTGTCACTTCCGAGAGGATGGGTGCCGAGCAGGCGCTCATCCTGTACAAGGGAAGGGACGCCTCGGAGAAACTCTTCAGCTCAGACAAGACCTTCCTGGGAGGCAGGAGCATGCGGGTGCAGTCCCAGCAGGCACTCTCTTCCAAGATCTTCATCGAGTTCGTGGCCCTCATCATACGCAACAGGATCTACACCCTCCTGAAGGAGGAGCTGTTCAGGCTTGAGACAAAACCGAACTACATGACGGTTCCCGAGGCACTCAGGGAACTTGAGAAGATCGAGATGGTCAGGAGGAACAATGGGACCTACAGGCTGGATCATGCGGTGACCAAGAGGCAGAAAACAATCCTGGGTGCCTTCGGCCTGGATGAGAATTATGCAAGGCGCAAGGCAACCGAGATCGGCAGGCTGCTTGCTGATGGCAGGTCACTGATGGGATTGCCCGATTATGAAGGAGATGATGAAGATGGCGAGAACGAAGAGTATTGA
- a CDS encoding AAA family ATPase → MLTQFIVDNFLSFGSRQEFSLFAGKTRAHQDRVEQVQEKSLLKFAALFGANASGKSNLTEAMAFMDKTIERGILPRNCFHSYCRTKAENTDRKSYFETILVLNNTFYSYGFEALLSKGTFTSEWLIQIDQKGKEIPLFTRNLISGETDIAWNLSNHSKQRLVMYAEDLRKDKTTLLLSMMNTGKKELYKDYPELMVLRDTYQWFSKTFNASKPFEPITSGNRYLIDEKLQELTGLLEGFDTDIHGIEKIDMQIVDLPAYMHKAVENAKQDILEMIAKKPQTNGMSVLLRDAQSFLCISKSNNEDNFSIKKIVFRHTDGQIYSIGEESDGTVRIMDLAEVLLTTEPRVFVIDELDRCLHPQLSYRFIQRVLSHIAKYPIQVIVTSHESRLLNLDLLRRDEIWFVQKRKGESSLYSLEEFNERSDRKIDKAYLDGRYGGVPLFETLFPNEEEL, encoded by the coding sequence ATGCTTACACAATTTATAGTAGATAACTTTCTTTCCTTTGGTAGCCGACAAGAGTTTTCCTTGTTCGCTGGAAAAACTCGTGCTCATCAAGATCGCGTTGAACAAGTCCAGGAAAAAAGCCTGCTCAAGTTTGCAGCACTTTTTGGGGCTAATGCCTCAGGGAAATCCAATCTAACAGAAGCAATGGCCTTCATGGATAAGACGATTGAACGAGGGATATTGCCAAGGAATTGTTTCCATAGTTATTGTCGTACGAAGGCTGAAAATACAGATCGTAAATCATATTTTGAAACAATCTTGGTTCTGAACAATACATTCTACTCCTATGGTTTTGAAGCTCTGCTTTCAAAGGGAACTTTTACATCAGAATGGCTGATTCAGATTGATCAAAAGGGAAAAGAAATACCGCTTTTTACCCGCAATCTGATCTCTGGTGAGACTGATATTGCTTGGAATCTCTCAAACCATTCCAAACAGCGTTTAGTCATGTATGCAGAAGATTTGCGAAAGGATAAGACTACACTCTTGTTGTCGATGATGAACACAGGGAAAAAAGAGTTGTACAAGGATTATCCTGAATTGATGGTTCTTCGTGATACATATCAGTGGTTCTCGAAAACATTCAATGCAAGTAAGCCTTTTGAACCCATCACAAGTGGTAATCGTTATCTGATTGATGAAAAACTCCAGGAACTTACAGGCTTACTGGAGGGGTTTGATACTGATATCCATGGCATTGAGAAAATTGACATGCAAATTGTTGACCTTCCTGCCTATATGCATAAGGCTGTTGAAAATGCCAAACAAGACATCTTGGAAATGATTGCCAAAAAACCTCAGACAAATGGAATGAGTGTTCTTCTAAGGGATGCACAGAGCTTTCTATGTATTTCGAAAAGTAACAATGAAGATAATTTCTCTATTAAAAAAATTGTATTCCGTCACACTGATGGCCAAATTTATTCGATTGGTGAGGAATCAGATGGAACTGTTAGAATTATGGATCTAGCAGAGGTGTTGCTCACGACCGAGCCACGGGTATTCGTAATCGATGAACTCGATAGATGTTTGCATCCACAGTTGAGTTACCGATTCATTCAAAGAGTGCTTTCGCATATTGCCAAGTATCCAATTCAAGTAATTGTCACTTCTCATGAATCAAGATTATTGAATTTGGATCTCCTTAGAAGAGACGAGATATGGTTTGTACAGAAACGAAAGGGTGAGTCTTCACTCTATTCACTTGAAGAGTTCAATGAACGTAGCGACAGGAAAATTGATAAAGCGTATTTAGATGGGAGATACGGAGGTGTTCCTTTATTTGAAACGTTGTTTCCGAATGAGGAAGAGTTATGA
- a CDS encoding RloB family protein — protein MRVASRIAFGERKSGIRDPRRRYFLAFEGKITEHRYFKGLIGKIQRESLSFPLVEVILFARKDEHNGHSNPSQVVNYTIETVQAGSFPLDITYQELFEDYVFKVVGDSINRNGRNLAYSRAQRFLGRSRIQMQSKVSREFLEPFLEKIQEVLLLPLKSQDGLNIIKEVLDSYKFEDLSYREDDDSVCIIVDRDTQSFTSEQYDEVVQKCKTENFQLFVTNPCFEFFLLLHKTDASEYPVEEILRNRKIGKTTYIEKKLKEHVSHYDKSKFSFSEFESYISTALQNCEIYAQSLEEIKMSIGTNLHKLIVELLGK, from the coding sequence ATGAGGGTTGCATCACGAATTGCATTCGGAGAAAGAAAGAGTGGAATAAGAGATCCAAGAAGAAGATATTTTCTTGCATTCGAAGGGAAAATTACTGAACATCGCTATTTCAAGGGGCTCATAGGCAAAATTCAACGAGAGAGTCTAAGTTTTCCGCTTGTTGAAGTTATCCTGTTTGCTCGGAAAGATGAACATAATGGACATTCAAATCCTAGTCAGGTCGTAAACTATACTATAGAAACCGTTCAAGCGGGCTCCTTTCCTTTGGATATAACATATCAAGAGTTATTTGAAGATTATGTTTTCAAGGTTGTAGGAGATTCTATCAATAGGAATGGGCGGAACCTTGCTTACAGTAGAGCTCAACGATTCTTGGGGCGGTCTCGTATTCAGATGCAATCAAAGGTATCTCGAGAATTTCTAGAACCTTTCCTCGAAAAAATACAAGAAGTATTATTGTTGCCACTGAAAAGCCAGGATGGTTTGAACATAATTAAGGAAGTGCTTGATTCATATAAGTTTGAGGATCTTTCTTATAGAGAAGATGATGATTCTGTTTGTATTATTGTTGACAGGGATACTCAAAGTTTCACCAGCGAACAGTACGATGAGGTAGTCCAGAAGTGTAAGACAGAAAATTTCCAGCTCTTTGTCACAAATCCATGTTTTGAGTTTTTCTTACTTCTGCACAAGACCGATGCTAGCGAATATCCTGTGGAAGAAATACTAAGAAATCGAAAAATTGGGAAGACTACGTACATTGAAAAAAAGCTTAAGGAACATGTTTCACACTACGATAAAAGCAAGTTTTCTTTTTCTGAATTCGAATCATATATCTCCACTGCATTACAAAATTGTGAGATTTATGCTCAGTCACTCGAAGAAATCAAAATGTCAATTGGTACAAATCTTCATAAACTGATTGTTGAATTGTTAGGGAAATAA
- a CDS encoding carbohydrate ABC transporter permease, producing MAKTVQNSIRETRGRKIFRLINALLLAFICLIFIIPIWNVLITSVAKDVDVMGTDYLLVPHSFTLQNYWRVLNSGYMGAFKNSLFVAFFGTLVSMVITVPMGFALAQKHLIGRSILMKAIVFTMVFDAGIMPFYIVVRSLGLINSMGAIIFPVAISTFNLIIIKNYMGSIPVSLLESATLDGCNDLMILQKIVLPLSVSIISAVTLFYFVSYWNRYFEVIMFINDSRKYTLQVVLRSLMFESDESLGGGQYVYNNLKMAVMVLGMLPVLIIYPFVQRHFVSGLMLGGVKG from the coding sequence ATGGCAAAGACTGTTCAGAATTCAATCAGAGAAACACGGGGAAGAAAAATCTTCCGTCTTATCAACGCACTCTTGCTTGCATTTATCTGCCTGATCTTCATCATCCCGATCTGGAACGTACTCATCACCTCGGTAGCAAAGGATGTGGATGTAATGGGAACCGATTATCTGTTGGTACCCCACTCGTTTACACTGCAGAACTATTGGCGGGTGCTCAACAGTGGCTACATGGGAGCTTTCAAGAACTCTCTCTTTGTTGCCTTCTTCGGCACGTTGGTCTCCATGGTAATCACCGTACCCATGGGTTTTGCACTTGCCCAGAAACATCTCATTGGTCGTTCAATCCTCATGAAGGCAATTGTTTTCACGATGGTATTTGATGCAGGTATCATGCCCTTCTACATTGTGGTACGGTCCCTTGGTCTTATCAACAGCATGGGAGCAATTATCTTCCCTGTGGCAATTTCCACGTTCAATTTGATCATCATCAAGAACTATATGGGCAGTATTCCAGTCTCACTGCTGGAAAGTGCTACCCTGGATGGGTGCAACGACCTCATGATTCTCCAGAAAATTGTCCTGCCGCTCTCAGTCTCCATCATTTCAGCGGTAACCCTGTTCTACTTTGTCAGCTACTGGAACCGATATTTCGAGGTGATCATGTTCATCAACGACAGCCGAAAGTACACCTTACAGGTGGTCTTGCGCTCCCTGATGTTCGAGTCTGATGAATCCCTTGGTGGTGGCCAGTATGTGTACAACAACCTGAAAATGGCAGTCATGGTCCTGGGAATGCTCCCCGTTCTCATCATCTATCCTTTCGTACAGAGACACTTCGTCTCAGGCTTGATGCTTGGTGGAGTGAAGGGTTAA